AATGGTGCCGGTAAAACAACTGCCATACGCATCCTTTGCGGATTATCTTACCCTACATCGGGAAAAATCTCGGTGGCAGGGTTCAATGCCTACACTGAGCGTGAGAAGATCAAACGGAATATCGGCTACATGAGTCAGAAATTTTCACTTTATGAAGATCTTACAATCAGGGAAAATATAAGGTTTTACGGTGGGATTTACGGATTGTCATCTACCGCAATCCGCAGGAAAACCGAAGAACTGATCGGGGAACTGGATTTATCAAACACGGCCGATTTGCTTGTAAAAGATATTCCGCTTGGCTGGCGGCAGAAGGTAGCTTTTTCAGTAGCCATATTTCATGAACCGGCCATAGTATTCCTGGATGAACCAACGGGTGGCGTGGATCCTATAACCCGCAGGCAGTTCTGGGAATATATTTACCGCAGTGCGGCAAAGGGTACAACCATTTTTGTAACCACCCATTATATGGATGAAGCGGAGTATTGTGAAAGGGTTTCCATCATGAATGAAGGAAGAATTGAAGCACTTGATACGCCTGATAATCTCAAAAAGCAATACCAGGCAGCTAGCATGGATGAAGTATTTCTGAAAATTGCCAGGAAGTGATTAATAATTTTTAGCATGAAAGAATTTCTCGGTTTTGTCAAAAAAGAATTCATTCACATTTTTCGCGATGTACGGACATTGGTTGTTCTTTTCGGCCTGCCTGTCGCACAGATCCTGATTTTCGGATTTGTAATCCGCAATGAGATCCAGGATGTGAATATCGCTATACTCGATAAATCTAAGGATCCTGTGACATTTGATATTACTGGGAAAATACTGTCTTCAGGATTTTTCAGGTTATACAGTTACCTGGATTCCGATACCGAAATCGAATCGGTTTTCAAATCCGGAAAAGTAAGAGAAGTTATTGTTTTCGAAGAAGGATTTGCAGACAAACTGCAGCGCGAAAACAAAAGTGCGCTCCAGGTAATTGCCGATGCCTCTGACCCGAACTCTGCAAGAATGATTGTCTCGTATACCCAGGGGATCGTTGCCGATTATTTAAAAGAAGTCAACCGGAATGTTCCTTTGCCACAGGTAATCAATGTGCCGGTGAGAATGATGTACAATGCCGATCTGAAAAGTGCCTTCATGTTTGTACCGGGCACAATGGCTCTTGTACTGATGCTCGTTTCGGCCATGATGACCTCTATTTCAATTACCCGTGAAAAGGAAACGGGAACCATGGAAGCATTGCTGGTTTCACCCCTGAAGCCTGTTCAGATAATAGCCGGCAAAGTCACTCCTTATATTATATTGTCTTTTATAAATGCCACAGTAATTATACTGATGGGTTACTTCATTTTTCATCTGCCCATACGCGGCAGCATTGTGCTTCTTTTTGCCGAAACCATACTGTTTATTACCCTTGCCTTATCTCTTGGGATCATGATCTCAACCATCAGCAACAGCCAGGTAACGGCCATGTTTATTGCCGCATTCGCACTTTTGCTGCCAACCCTGCTTTTATCAGGATTTATTTTTCCTGTTGAGAATATGCCACGGATTCTGCAATGGCTCTGCAGCATTATGCCGCCGAAATATTTCATTACCATTATTAAAAATGTGATGCTTAAGGGAACCGGCATAGGTGAAATATGGTCTGAAACAATGATCCTCATCGGCATGACTTCGTTTTTTTTACTTGTAAGTTCATTCCGGTTTAAGATCCGGTTACAATAGATATCCTATGAGAACTATTCTGTTTATCATTCAAAAGGAGTTTCTCCAGGTCATGCGTAATAAGACCATGATACCGATGATATTTGCGCTGCCTTTTGTCCAGCTTGTTATCCTGGCCAATGCGGCAACAATGGATATGAAGAACATCGACATCCTGTTTGTAGACAAGGATTTATCGTCTTTATCGGCCGAATTAATCCGAAAGTTCACCCATTCACCGTTTTTCAACGTTGTCTCCCGCGGTTTTTCTGAAAAAGAGGCCGAAGAAGAGATGCTGAAAAACAATACCGATATGATAATGGTAATCCCCGGTGATTTTGAAAAAGACTTCTATAAATCGGGGAAGAGCGACATACAGGTTCAGGTGGACGCTATTAACGGCATGACAGCCGGATTGATGAACAGTTATGCTGCACAGATCATCAATTCTTTTTACTCAGAAAAGCTTTCATCGGCGGGACCAAATGCAATCAGACAGATGCCACTGAAATCGGTTAATGTCGATTACAGGTTCTGGTACAACAGCCAGCTGAATTTCAAATTATATATGGTTCCCGGCATCCTTGCCTTATTGCTGACGATCATCGGAATGTTTCTTACTTCATTAAACCTGGTTCGTGAAAAGGAAATCGGCACAATTGAACAGATTAACGTAACGCCTATCCGTAAATACCAGTTCATTATCGGGAAACTCGTTCCATTCTGGATCATAGCCTTGTTTGAATTGGCCCTGGGTTTGACCCTCGGGAAACTGTTATTCAATATACCCATGGAAGGCAGCTTATTGTTACTGTTTGCCTTTGCCGCATTATACCTGATTGCAGTACTGGGAATAGGGCTCTTCATTTCCACTCTGTCGCAAACACAGCAGCAGGCACAGTTTCTGAATTTCTTCGTCATGGTTACATTTGTTATGCTGAGCGGTATCTTCACGCCGGCCGAGAGTATGCCCCATTGGGCACAAAATGTAAATCTTGTAAATCCGCTGGCATATTTCATTCGCATTAACAGGATGATCCTGTTAAAGGGTTCGGGATTCGCCGATCTGTCGATTGATTTTGCCATCATGTCCGTTATGGCTGTATCATTAACAGCGCTTGCCACGTGGAGATACAGAAAAATCGCCTGACGGATTTGAACCAATTGCACCGTTTTAGTATTTCTGTGACAGGTATTTGAAGTTTTTTTATAATATTTTCTGGTAATATTGTGGAAATTGTTTCTCATGATCATCTATTGATAAAACAGGTGATATGGAAACAGCAAAGCAATATGATTCGTCGTGATGTAATACCCGTTTGTCGTAAGATAACACTATAATATAGAGTTATTTGTCGCTTCGGCATTTTTTTTGTAACTTTTTTATATATTTACGCCTCTTTACGCGGGGCACGTCATGTACGGAAAACCACAAACAATTGACAGAATGTTAAACAGAGATTCAATACCGGATTTTATGACGCTAATAGGCTATGCAGTAGCCCTGTTATTCGTCGCTTTCGGTCTCTATATTTTATTCGCACCCCAGATGGTTAATGTCCCGAAAGAGTTTCGCACGATTTTTGGAGTGACTGTAATAGGGTATGGAATATTCAGATCGGTCATTATTTATCAGAGAAGTAAAGAGCGAAAGGAAGCAGATGATGAAAACTAATATTAAATATTCGGTTTTGCTGGCAGGCTTATCTTTGATGCTTGCTGCTTCCTGCACCGGGTACAGTGATAAACAAATCAATAAGGAAACACCAACCCGGGGCGATATTAAAATAGGAGTGGATGAAGGATATAAGCTGCTTATTGATGCAGAGATTGAGGTGTTCAAAAACCTTTATAAATACGCTGAAATCACTCCCATTAATGCTTCTGAAGACAGCATACTCAAGCTCTTTATGGCGGATTCCATCCGTACAATGATTACAAGCCGGAAACTTACTTCAAATGAGGAAGCTTTCCTTAAGGAGAAACTGATCATCCCGAGGACTACACCTATAGCCTGGGATGCTGTGGCTTTTGTTGTGAACAAGCAAAATCCGAACACTGAACTTCGTTATGGCAGCATCCAGGACATCTTTGAAGGAAAAGCCAAAACATGGAAGCAGATCGATAATCGTTCTCGCCTGGGGAATATGGAAGTTGTTTTTGACAACCAGGGTTCCTCTAATGTGAGATATATCATGGACAAATTTGGTATCACCGCTTTGCCTGAATATTGTTATTCGGCAAATTCAAATCCTGCTGTAATTGATTATGTAGAAAATCACCCGAATTCGATTGGCATTATCAGTGTCAACTGGATCAGTGATCCTGATGATTCGATTACCCATAATTTTCTGAACAGGATTAAAGTGGTTGCCGTTACACAGGAGGCAGAAGGAAGTGATTATTATACTCCGCATCCTGCCTATATTGCACAAAAAACGTATCCGTTTATCCGTGAGGTTTATGCAGTAACCCGTGAAACAACAACAGGACTTGGCAGAGGATTTATTAAATTTGTTGCCTATGATTCAGGTCAGCGGATCGTACTGAAAATGGGAATGCTTCCGGCAACGATGCCTATACGCTTGATTCAAACAAGAAGTGAATAACAAATATAATTGTACTTAAAATGAAACCGATAACTTTTTTGCTTTGTTGCCTTATCTCATTGAACGCTCTGAGCCAGGCCCAGGACCTCAAATCGGCCCTGAACCTGATCAACAGCCAGCAATTTGAAGAGGCGGAGAAGATGTTGGACGAGCTTATCAAGACAGACCCTTCCAACGGAAACCTCTATTAC
Above is a genomic segment from Bacteroidales bacterium containing:
- a CDS encoding ABC transporter ATP-binding protein, with protein sequence MNKGNSIISVSNLVKKFGNFTANDNLTFDVYQGEIFGFLGANGAGKTTAIRILCGLSYPTSGKISVAGFNAYTEREKIKRNIGYMSQKFSLYEDLTIRENIRFYGGIYGLSSTAIRRKTEELIGELDLSNTADLLVKDIPLGWRQKVAFSVAIFHEPAIVFLDEPTGGVDPITRRQFWEYIYRSAAKGTTIFVTTHYMDEAEYCERVSIMNEGRIEALDTPDNLKKQYQAASMDEVFLKIARK
- a CDS encoding ABC transporter permease produces the protein MKEFLGFVKKEFIHIFRDVRTLVVLFGLPVAQILIFGFVIRNEIQDVNIAILDKSKDPVTFDITGKILSSGFFRLYSYLDSDTEIESVFKSGKVREVIVFEEGFADKLQRENKSALQVIADASDPNSARMIVSYTQGIVADYLKEVNRNVPLPQVINVPVRMMYNADLKSAFMFVPGTMALVLMLVSAMMTSISITREKETGTMEALLVSPLKPVQIIAGKVTPYIILSFINATVIILMGYFIFHLPIRGSIVLLFAETILFITLALSLGIMISTISNSQVTAMFIAAFALLLPTLLLSGFIFPVENMPRILQWLCSIMPPKYFITIIKNVMLKGTGIGEIWSETMILIGMTSFFLLVSSFRFKIRLQ
- a CDS encoding ABC transporter permease; the protein is MRTILFIIQKEFLQVMRNKTMIPMIFALPFVQLVILANAATMDMKNIDILFVDKDLSSLSAELIRKFTHSPFFNVVSRGFSEKEAEEEMLKNNTDMIMVIPGDFEKDFYKSGKSDIQVQVDAINGMTAGLMNSYAAQIINSFYSEKLSSAGPNAIRQMPLKSVNVDYRFWYNSQLNFKLYMVPGILALLLTIIGMFLTSLNLVREKEIGTIEQINVTPIRKYQFIIGKLVPFWIIALFELALGLTLGKLLFNIPMEGSLLLLFAFAALYLIAVLGIGLFISTLSQTQQQAQFLNFFVMVTFVMLSGIFTPAESMPHWAQNVNLVNPLAYFIRINRMILLKGSGFADLSIDFAIMSVMAVSLTALATWRYRKIA
- a CDS encoding substrate-binding domain-containing protein, with translation MMKTNIKYSVLLAGLSLMLAASCTGYSDKQINKETPTRGDIKIGVDEGYKLLIDAEIEVFKNLYKYAEITPINASEDSILKLFMADSIRTMITSRKLTSNEEAFLKEKLIIPRTTPIAWDAVAFVVNKQNPNTELRYGSIQDIFEGKAKTWKQIDNRSRLGNMEVVFDNQGSSNVRYIMDKFGITALPEYCYSANSNPAVIDYVENHPNSIGIISVNWISDPDDSITHNFLNRIKVVAVTQEAEGSDYYTPHPAYIAQKTYPFIREVYAVTRETTTGLGRGFIKFVAYDSGQRIVLKMGMLPATMPIRLIQTRSE